In Dermacentor andersoni chromosome 4, qqDerAnde1_hic_scaffold, whole genome shotgun sequence, the following proteins share a genomic window:
- the LOC126536895 gene encoding WD repeat-containing protein 55, whose translation MSDSSDSSDGSEDAEEQPSSEPQIGSGETPDDMPFETLLTDVCCHPTRDAVAIGTVEGDAFVHSYALGSPSRELLHLTHHRTSCRKLRFSADGSMLFTGSKDQSLCMVDLNSGAVTQRLPEAHSAPIYSLCVVDEHLLASGDDDGHVKVWDRRHNTAVMECRESDDFISDLATGDNHRVLLATSGDGTLTAFNLRQRALQLQSEPFEDEFLSLAILKHGRKVLVGAGDGSVNLFSWGRWDNMGDRLPLGRSQAVDSLVAITEDLFCLGTADGRVRVASVLPNKCIGVLGSHGHFPVESLSVSRDGQLVASCSHDQRVKFWDVSSVENLRPQSQDFFAGLEA comes from the exons ATGTCTGACAGCAGCGACAGCAGTGACGGCAGTGAAGATGCCGAGGAGCAACCCAGCTCAGAGCCACAGATCGGCTCTGGCGAAACTCCAGATGACATGCCGTTTGAAACTTTGCTTACTGATGTCTGCTGCCATCCGACACGGGATGCAGTGGCTATTGGCACTGTGGAAGGCGATGCCTTTGTCCATTCATACGCCTTGGGCAGTCCTAGTCGTGAGCTGCTGCACCTGACGCACCACCGCACGTCCTGCCGCAAACTCCGGTTCTCGGCTGATGGCTCAATGCTCTTTACGGGCTCCAAGGATCAGTCCCTGTGCATGGTGGATCTGAATTCGGGTGCAGTGACACAGCGCCTCCCAGAGGCCCACAG TGCACCCATCTACAGCCTGTGCGTTGTGGACGAGCACCTGCTGGCGTCCGGCGATGATGATGGCCATGTCAAG GTGTGGGACCGCCGGCACAACACTGCTGTCATGGAGTGCCGGGAGAGTGATGACTTCATCAGTGACTTGGCCACAGGTGACAACCACAGGGTACTGCTGGCCACCAG CGGGGATGGGACTCTGACAGCCTTCAATCTGAGGCAGCGCGCTCTCCAATTGCAGTCGGAACCCTTCGAGGACGAGTTTCTCTCTCTGGCCATACTCAAG catgGCCGTAAAGTGCTGGTCGGTGCTGGTGACGGTAGTGTGAACTTGTTCAGCTGGGGCCGCTGGGACAACATGGGTGACCGGCTGCCACTGGGCCGCTCGCAGGCTGTTGACAGTCTGGTTGCCATCACTGAAGACCTCTTCTGCTTGGGCACCGCTGACGGTCGTGTTCG GGTGGCGAGCGTGCTCCCCAACAAGTGCATAGGCGTGCTAGGTTCGCATGGCCACTTCCCTGTTGAGAGCCTGTCGGTGTCTCGCGATGGGCAGCTCGTGGCCAGCTGCTCGCACGACCAACGTGTCAAGTTCTGGGATGTGTCCTCTGTGGAGAACCTTCGGCCACAAAGTCAAGACTTTTTCGCTGGCCTGGAGGCCTGA